The Xanthomonas sontii genome contains a region encoding:
- a CDS encoding XVIPCD domain-containing protein → MSRLTDQELRATLYFAVGVTSEGGYDAYRLEVAGDNPRTPRLEPAGNSGYTIGTIQVDLGQHYQPGDPNGENVPRDLVNAYQGWAAINQPQRVLSEDQVAQTIADLGRQGRAIKRELGRPLDAEVKSRLDGFLSSDEGISWVHEQDVTQINKIMSRAIAPLERSELYQNASLDDQVKLAAMVGKAFNQNEALTAPMIRNIERNQYHSVADVSGAIDGLSPRLSGPQDYLETGRDGALRGAAVVNALRNANPESPLSTAWASVLSDPLVNPTTLNADRLHRNLPHEYPVIKNLFLHEDRAGQFIGALDRGGAHQYGPTDRAHPERFNGPGFYAAGNDLVNWNKHGQGHAFLNGEWSSVARENLTRARNHDGTTDLNLQQGGQTQRLLHVDPHAPELRPAPQQHGGRTGPDNPAHPDHAMLLQIREGVQRLGSQAGVAFDENSERLCRSLLAACKDNGDQYPSVSSASLSGNALTRVDHVVAGPERLIAVQGELNDPAHLRAHVPVQQAMQTPVEQSDAKLMAANQAIAQEQAMTQQREVSRSQGQSLG, encoded by the coding sequence ATGAGTAGGCTGACGGATCAGGAGCTGCGCGCAACACTCTATTTCGCCGTAGGGGTCACGTCTGAAGGCGGCTATGACGCATACCGACTTGAAGTAGCGGGAGATAATCCGAGAACGCCAAGGCTCGAGCCAGCCGGCAATAGTGGATACACCATCGGTACTATTCAGGTTGACCTGGGCCAACACTATCAACCTGGCGATCCTAATGGTGAGAACGTCCCAAGGGATTTGGTCAACGCTTATCAGGGGTGGGCGGCTATCAATCAGCCGCAGCGTGTACTCAGCGAAGATCAGGTGGCGCAGACCATCGCGGATCTAGGTCGCCAAGGCAGAGCGATCAAGAGGGAATTGGGGCGGCCTCTGGATGCGGAGGTCAAGTCGCGATTGGATGGTTTCCTTTCTTCTGATGAGGGTATCAGCTGGGTACATGAGCAGGATGTTACGCAGATCAACAAGATCATGAGCCGTGCGATTGCGCCCCTTGAGCGAAGCGAGCTCTATCAGAACGCTTCGTTGGACGACCAGGTGAAATTGGCAGCAATGGTTGGAAAAGCTTTCAACCAAAATGAAGCGCTCACCGCGCCTATGATCCGCAATATCGAAAGAAATCAGTACCACTCTGTGGCAGATGTCAGTGGTGCTATCGATGGCTTGAGCCCAAGGCTTTCCGGGCCTCAGGACTACCTTGAAACTGGTCGCGACGGTGCACTCAGAGGTGCCGCTGTCGTCAACGCGCTGCGCAACGCAAATCCAGAAAGTCCTCTCTCTACAGCGTGGGCAAGTGTTTTGTCCGATCCACTTGTCAATCCAACTACCCTCAATGCGGATAGGTTGCATCGGAACTTGCCGCATGAGTATCCGGTCATCAAGAACTTGTTCCTGCATGAAGACCGCGCAGGGCAGTTCATCGGTGCCTTGGATAGAGGCGGGGCGCATCAGTACGGCCCCACGGACCGCGCGCATCCGGAGCGCTTCAATGGGCCGGGCTTCTATGCTGCAGGCAATGATCTGGTCAATTGGAACAAGCATGGGCAGGGCCATGCGTTCTTGAACGGTGAGTGGAGTTCTGTCGCGCGCGAGAATCTGACGCGCGCCCGAAACCACGATGGCACCACCGATCTCAACCTGCAGCAGGGAGGCCAGACGCAACGGCTGCTGCATGTGGATCCTCATGCACCCGAACTCCGGCCTGCTCCGCAGCAACACGGTGGCCGAACTGGCCCCGACAATCCTGCGCACCCTGATCACGCAATGCTCCTGCAAATCAGAGAAGGAGTGCAGCGGCTCGGAAGCCAGGCTGGCGTGGCGTTTGATGAGAACAGCGAGCGCCTGTGCAGGAGCCTTCTCGCCGCATGCAAGGACAACGGAGATCAGTATCCGAGTGTTTCCAGTGCATCGCTCTCCGGCAATGCACTGACAAGGGTGGATCATGTTGTCGCCGGGCCTGAACGCCTTATCGCCGTTCAAGGAGAATTGAACGATCCTGCGCACCTGCGCGCGCATGTGCCAGTGCAGCAGGCGATGCAGACTCCGGTCGAGCAGTCAGATGCCAAGCTGATGGCGGCGAACCAGGCCATCGCTCAGGAGCAAGCGATGACACAGCAGCGCGAGGTGTCCAGAAGCCAGGGGCAGTCACTGGGGTGA
- a CDS encoding PadR family transcriptional regulator → MPRSHAPGPHPAHRLFEDDRAGRGRGARGPRPLGHGDLRLLLLAMIETQPRHGYELIRAVAELFHGLYTPSAGTVYPTLAQLEAQGLVQADADATRKRYAITEAGQAFVRTERAQVDAALQRTQHSARALVRANVPAPVREAMRRIKHGLLARHGRWDPDEIERVAALLHAAADGMDGNTP, encoded by the coding sequence ATGCCACGATCCCACGCCCCCGGACCGCATCCCGCGCACCGCCTGTTCGAGGACGACCGGGCCGGCCGCGGCCGTGGCGCACGCGGCCCCCGTCCGCTCGGCCACGGCGACCTGCGGCTGTTGCTGCTGGCGATGATCGAGACCCAGCCGCGCCACGGTTACGAGTTGATCCGCGCGGTCGCCGAGCTGTTCCATGGCCTGTACACGCCCAGCGCCGGCACGGTCTACCCGACCCTGGCGCAGTTGGAAGCGCAGGGCCTGGTGCAGGCCGATGCCGACGCCACGCGCAAACGCTATGCCATCACCGAAGCCGGTCAGGCCTTCGTGCGCACCGAGCGCGCGCAGGTGGACGCGGCGCTGCAGCGCACCCAGCACAGCGCGCGTGCGCTGGTGCGCGCCAACGTGCCGGCGCCGGTGCGCGAGGCGATGCGCCGCATCAAGCACGGCCTGCTGGCGCGGCACGGGCGCTGGGACCCGGACGAGATCGAGCGCGTCGCCGCGCTGTTGCATGCCGCCGCCGACGGCATGGATGGCAACACACCCTGA
- a CDS encoding STAS domain-containing protein yields MTTLSLQIDPAQDKRQRLTLSGRLDTHTYQALDEALAPLLATPITTLVLDLSHLDYISSAGIRSIFKARKVLAARDGRVLVVNPQPQIRKVFDVVKAVPLNEIFTSVQELDEYLDEMQRRVLADGAMRRD; encoded by the coding sequence ATGACCACGTTGAGCCTGCAGATCGACCCGGCGCAGGACAAGCGCCAACGCCTCACCCTGAGCGGGCGGCTGGACACGCATACCTACCAGGCCCTGGACGAGGCGCTGGCGCCGCTGCTGGCCACGCCGATCACCACGTTGGTGCTGGACCTGTCGCACCTGGACTACATCAGCAGCGCCGGCATCCGCTCGATCTTCAAGGCGCGCAAGGTGCTGGCCGCGCGCGACGGGCGGGTGCTGGTGGTGAACCCGCAACCGCAGATCCGCAAGGTGTTCGACGTGGTCAAGGCGGTGCCGTTGAACGAGATCTTTACCTCGGTGCAGGAACTGGACGAGTACCTGGACGAGATGCAGCGGCGGGTGCTCGCCGATGGCGCAATGCGTCGGGACTGA
- a CDS encoding site-specific DNA-methyltransferase has product MNILKKNGGRHSSLDCLSEDATGPTQHLAMTADCMDTLRDIPSASIQLIICDPPYNINLASWDNYGDYMHWASQWLAEAERVLAPSGNLVVFGGLQYQGEAGSGDLLNLLYWMRTNSRMQLVNLIVWNYSNGMGAQRFFANRHEEIAWFGKTSKYYFDLDAVRTKLDAKTLETYKRDKRLNPDNLEKGINPTNVWRIGRLNGNSKERVGHPTQKPKEIIERIVRSLSYPGSTVLDFFAGSGVTARVAIQEGRHSITSDTSKEFTKYLKAHLAQAAADAPPVRPFVLIDKKNREQHPVYKTDKPGVVGSKV; this is encoded by the coding sequence ATGAATATTTTAAAAAAAAATGGCGGACGTCACTCTTCACTTGATTGTTTATCAGAAGATGCAACTGGCCCTACCCAGCATTTGGCGATGACGGCCGATTGCATGGATACATTGCGTGATATTCCAAGCGCATCTATTCAGTTAATAATATGTGATCCGCCTTACAACATAAATCTGGCCTCCTGGGATAATTACGGTGACTACATGCACTGGGCCTCCCAATGGCTCGCGGAAGCCGAACGAGTACTTGCGCCTTCGGGAAACCTGGTTGTTTTCGGAGGTCTGCAGTACCAAGGTGAGGCGGGATCAGGGGATTTGCTAAATCTTCTGTACTGGATGCGTACGAATAGTCGTATGCAACTTGTGAATCTCATCGTGTGGAACTACTCGAATGGTATGGGTGCGCAGCGTTTCTTTGCTAACAGGCATGAGGAGATTGCGTGGTTTGGCAAAACGTCAAAATACTATTTTGACTTGGACGCTGTTCGTACTAAACTTGATGCGAAAACACTGGAGACCTATAAGCGTGACAAACGACTGAATCCGGACAACTTGGAGAAAGGAATAAATCCAACCAATGTTTGGCGCATTGGGCGCCTCAACGGAAATTCTAAGGAGCGCGTAGGGCATCCGACTCAGAAGCCTAAGGAAATCATTGAGCGTATTGTGCGTTCTTTATCCTATCCTGGATCTACTGTGCTGGATTTCTTTGCGGGTAGTGGTGTGACTGCGCGTGTTGCAATTCAAGAGGGCCGGCACTCGATAACATCAGATACAAGCAAAGAATTTACTAAGTATCTGAAGGCGCATTTAGCGCAAGCAGCCGCGGATGCGCCCCCGGTTCGACCATTTGTGTTGATAGATAAGAAGAACCGGGAGCAGCACCCAGTTTATAAGACAGATAAGCCTGGCGTCGTGGGCTCCAAGGTTTGA
- a CDS encoding SpoIIE family protein phosphatase produces MALASSAQDASAVAWRHSLRTRLLLWGSLLQVALLLGLALLFYVGAREVMVRNAREEVAGLTQQTARSLDATLGSVQVSGRTLAAAASGLGRQPFNLRNLLQATLQGDPDIAGALLVIEPGALKDDGRGFAWHLRRTATGVLEQPVEALGFDARSMPWYQRTLAAPAPWWSEPYSDASTGGAYLTTYNLPLRLSGDGPQAPAIGMVSVDVPLQRLQAIVAELPANSGLQPMLLSPDGLFVLHPDPALRFRRTLEAHVARARPDLSPLAQAADTHRPVRFEHTAPDGTRYLTQSAAVGDTGWTFALSVSEDYILAGLDRIVLWGALAGAAALALWLWLLHRYTVRLVRPIEDLTDSALHFSQGAFDYPLRHVERADEVGVMARAFDSARGSIKRQLEEIATLAQARQRMQSELSIARDIQQAMLPGGRTFDSAHKHLETYALLEPAEMVGGDFYQFFETEPGLLWFVVGDVSDKGVPAALFMARAMTVLEIAARRHTRPDAILIAASQRLVEGNEPCMFATVLCGLIDVHSGDYWLSSAGHEPPLLLGADGSAHLLPLESGPPLGLEPQSRYPVVHGRLAAGATLLSYTDGITEAMDAQDRPYGEARLLAALQPGADAQAQCAAVLADVQAFTAPAPQSDDITLLAIRLRQDPAREATR; encoded by the coding sequence ATCGCCCTTGCCTCGTCAGCGCAGGACGCCTCCGCGGTCGCCTGGCGGCACAGCCTGCGCACGCGGCTGCTGCTGTGGGGCAGCCTGCTGCAGGTGGCGCTGCTGCTGGGCCTGGCCCTGCTGTTCTACGTGGGGGCGCGCGAGGTGATGGTGCGCAACGCGCGCGAGGAGGTGGCCGGGCTGACCCAGCAGACCGCGCGCAGCCTGGACGCCACGCTGGGCTCGGTGCAGGTGAGCGGGCGCACCCTGGCCGCCGCCGCGAGCGGGCTGGGCCGGCAACCGTTCAACCTGCGCAATCTGCTGCAGGCCACGCTACAGGGCGACCCGGACATCGCCGGCGCCTTGCTGGTGATCGAGCCCGGCGCACTGAAGGACGACGGCCGCGGCTTCGCCTGGCACCTGCGGCGCACCGCTACCGGGGTGCTGGAACAACCGGTGGAGGCGCTGGGCTTCGACGCGCGCAGCATGCCCTGGTACCAGCGCACCCTGGCCGCGCCGGCGCCGTGGTGGTCCGAGCCGTACAGCGATGCCAGCACCGGCGGCGCCTACCTGACCACCTACAACCTGCCGCTGCGCCTGTCCGGCGACGGGCCGCAGGCACCGGCGATCGGCATGGTCAGCGTGGACGTGCCGCTGCAGCGGCTGCAGGCCATCGTCGCCGAACTGCCGGCCAACAGCGGGCTGCAGCCGATGCTGCTGTCGCCGGACGGGCTGTTCGTGCTGCATCCGGACCCGGCGCTGCGCTTCCGCCGCACGTTGGAGGCGCACGTGGCGCGGGCGCGGCCGGACCTGTCGCCGCTGGCGCAGGCGGCCGACACCCACAGGCCGGTGCGCTTCGAGCACACCGCGCCGGACGGCACCCGCTACCTCACCCAGAGCGCGGCGGTGGGCGACACCGGCTGGACCTTCGCGCTGAGCGTGTCGGAGGACTACATCCTGGCCGGGCTGGACCGCATCGTGCTGTGGGGCGCGCTGGCCGGTGCCGCCGCGCTGGCGCTGTGGCTGTGGCTGCTGCACCGCTACACGGTGCGGCTGGTGCGGCCGATCGAGGACCTGACCGACTCGGCGCTGCACTTCAGCCAGGGCGCGTTCGACTATCCGCTGCGCCACGTCGAGCGCGCGGACGAAGTGGGGGTGATGGCGCGCGCCTTCGACAGCGCGCGCGGCTCGATCAAGCGCCAGTTGGAGGAGATCGCCACGCTGGCGCAGGCGCGGCAGCGCATGCAGAGCGAGCTGTCGATCGCGCGCGACATCCAGCAGGCGATGCTGCCGGGCGGGCGCACCTTCGACAGCGCCCACAAGCACCTGGAGACCTATGCGCTGCTGGAACCGGCGGAGATGGTGGGCGGCGATTTCTACCAGTTCTTCGAGACCGAGCCCGGGCTGCTGTGGTTCGTGGTCGGCGACGTGTCGGACAAGGGCGTGCCGGCGGCGCTGTTCATGGCGCGGGCGATGACGGTGCTGGAGATCGCCGCGCGCCGGCACACGCGCCCGGACGCAATCCTGATCGCGGCCTCGCAGCGGCTGGTGGAAGGCAACGAGCCGTGCATGTTCGCCACCGTGCTGTGCGGGCTGATCGACGTGCACAGCGGCGACTACTGGCTGTCCAGCGCCGGCCACGAGCCGCCGCTGCTGCTCGGCGCCGATGGCAGTGCACACCTGCTGCCGCTGGAATCCGGCCCGCCGTTGGGGCTGGAGCCGCAATCGCGCTACCCGGTGGTGCATGGGCGCCTGGCCGCCGGCGCCACCCTGCTCAGCTACACCGACGGCATCACCGAGGCGATGGATGCGCAGGACCGGCCCTACGGCGAGGCGCGGCTGCTGGCGGCACTGCAGCCCGGCGCCGACGCGCAGGCGCAGTGCGCCGCGGTGCTGGCCGATGTGCAGGCGTTCACCGCGCCGGCACCGCAGTCCGACGACATTACGCTCCTGGCGATCCGGCTGCGCCAGGATCCGGCACGGGAGGCGACGCGATGA
- a CDS encoding phospholipase D-like domain-containing protein has product MRYIDSSSNRLEESVAFWMQSALSEGLKEFHCQAGYFTLEGAALLIPALRQCSQNGGNTRLLLGANLGATVASHVSYLVGMLDLPREHVSLGVVTFHGSLFHPKVYHVTRLDGSRTAYVGSANLTGPGISGKNVEAGLILDSREGDDGGVLQKISNDIERWFVDDLPGLSKISSVQDVDQLLASDILTLHTPRGFEGEDQFSGAVRRGPSRSSIFRLPPVSGSFSISAEAVSDNSDSSKIRSSRQFLRATEASFHFPQGVHLGHILIILSVFSSDRRETAFDDHYIRLSGSLGSGRLARFRRQIKYKILAAIELKLLEDIRQKSEEEEYVPRLTAIGSELWVGLAPNFDSASLALAKEADGTTFSTTTPKPASFYNESIRKACAENRRLGNIWLSIVLAMPAVRLMLKFLTVHAKKGVIAKSEIYKKFFSFPPVVAFCDDMGIEPQTVESAAHRLPFLLNLLDSCGIVVQQAATIRLVEAIDTALASKIKGVLK; this is encoded by the coding sequence ATGCGTTACATCGACTCAAGTTCCAATCGGTTAGAAGAGTCGGTCGCCTTTTGGATGCAGAGCGCTCTGTCTGAAGGATTAAAGGAATTCCACTGTCAAGCGGGTTACTTTACTCTTGAGGGTGCAGCACTCCTAATTCCGGCACTAAGACAATGCTCGCAGAATGGAGGAAATACTCGGCTGCTTCTGGGGGCAAACCTCGGAGCAACGGTTGCAAGTCATGTCTCCTACCTAGTTGGTATGCTTGATTTGCCGCGGGAGCATGTGTCGCTCGGTGTCGTGACCTTCCATGGCTCACTTTTCCATCCCAAGGTCTACCACGTCACTCGTTTGGATGGAAGTAGAACAGCTTATGTCGGCTCCGCTAATTTAACGGGCCCCGGAATAAGTGGCAAAAATGTCGAGGCTGGTCTAATACTAGACTCGAGGGAGGGGGATGATGGTGGCGTGCTACAAAAAATTTCGAACGATATCGAACGCTGGTTCGTAGATGATTTGCCGGGGCTAAGTAAAATTTCATCTGTGCAAGACGTAGATCAACTTTTGGCATCTGACATCTTAACCCTGCATACGCCCCGGGGTTTTGAGGGTGAAGATCAATTTTCAGGAGCTGTTAGACGTGGGCCTTCACGCAGTTCGATATTTAGACTGCCGCCTGTTTCAGGAAGCTTTTCTATAAGCGCGGAGGCGGTTTCAGATAACAGCGACTCGTCAAAAATTAGATCATCAAGACAATTTTTGCGCGCAACAGAGGCGAGCTTTCATTTTCCACAAGGGGTGCATCTGGGTCATATTTTAATCATCCTTAGTGTATTTTCGAGTGACCGTAGAGAAACTGCATTCGATGATCATTACATTCGACTGAGCGGTTCATTGGGGTCCGGGCGGTTGGCGAGATTTAGACGGCAAATTAAGTACAAAATCCTTGCCGCTATAGAGTTGAAACTTTTGGAGGATATTCGCCAAAAGAGCGAAGAGGAAGAGTATGTCCCCCGGCTGACGGCAATAGGAAGTGAACTTTGGGTTGGCCTTGCACCTAATTTTGATTCTGCTTCTCTCGCTCTTGCTAAAGAGGCCGATGGAACTACTTTTTCCACCACTACCCCAAAGCCAGCATCCTTCTATAACGAGAGCATAAGAAAAGCGTGTGCTGAAAATCGTCGATTAGGGAACATTTGGTTGTCAATCGTTCTTGCCATGCCTGCGGTTCGGTTGATGCTCAAATTTTTAACGGTACATGCTAAAAAAGGTGTTATTGCCAAGTCCGAAATTTACAAAAAATTTTTCTCCTTCCCGCCGGTTGTTGCATTTTGCGATGATATGGGAATTGAGCCTCAGACTGTGGAATCTGCTGCACATCGCCTTCCATTTTTGCTTAACCTTTTGGATAGCTGTGGAATCGTAGTGCAGCAAGCCGCTACTATACGACTTGTAGAAGCTATTGATACTGCGCTGGCTTCTAAAATTAAGGGCGTCTTAAAATAA
- a CDS encoding ATP-binding protein, whose amino-acid sequence MMLRWQMEPAIDALAQLSDSVEAALRRHGVSGEQVSRTRLIVEELACNTLEHGHLRRAPLPVDVIVHLQPDALVLEFHDSGPAFDPRDAPVPDLDADIAERPIGGLGLHLVQQLADRLEYRHDAGRNVVRIVLLQPADPPLQESPA is encoded by the coding sequence ATGATGCTGCGATGGCAGATGGAACCGGCAATCGACGCACTGGCGCAGTTGAGCGACAGCGTGGAGGCGGCGCTGCGGCGCCACGGCGTGAGCGGCGAGCAGGTCAGCCGCACCCGGCTGATCGTCGAGGAGTTGGCGTGCAACACCCTCGAACACGGCCACCTGCGCCGCGCACCGCTGCCGGTGGACGTGATCGTGCACCTGCAGCCCGACGCGCTGGTGCTGGAATTCCACGACAGCGGACCGGCCTTCGACCCGCGCGACGCGCCGGTGCCGGACCTGGACGCGGACATCGCCGAGCGCCCGATCGGCGGCCTCGGCCTGCACCTGGTGCAGCAACTGGCCGATCGCCTCGAGTATCGCCACGACGCCGGCCGTAATGTGGTGCGCATCGTGTTGCTGCAACCTGCCGATCCCCCTCTTCAGGAGTCGCCCGCATGA
- a CDS encoding XAC0095 family protein, translated as MAHDRLDDDDMPGYFLPEDSQFRLAKLRDHVRFLVRLAQPRTPAEERAAEPKVGMGELALCLELLAEQVDLVLGALSYPAQRTDTTRGAWSDATAQAAPDAGSGPFRVTQEQVDRLTQLAETVSANARMVAAGDKSEHTGQASHDVGNTLCAVASEVRELLLQITRQPLREPAPNRVREAPAVYAVAWGAPSALSRRLN; from the coding sequence ATGGCGCACGACCGTTTGGACGACGACGACATGCCCGGCTATTTCCTGCCGGAGGACAGCCAGTTCCGGCTGGCGAAGCTGCGCGATCACGTGCGCTTCCTGGTCCGGCTGGCGCAGCCGCGCACGCCGGCCGAGGAGCGCGCCGCCGAACCCAAGGTGGGCATGGGCGAACTGGCGCTCTGCCTGGAGCTGCTGGCCGAGCAAGTGGACCTGGTGCTGGGCGCGCTGTCTTATCCCGCTCAGCGGACCGACACCACGCGCGGCGCCTGGTCCGATGCCACTGCCCAGGCAGCGCCGGACGCCGGCAGCGGCCCATTCCGGGTGACGCAGGAGCAGGTGGACAGGCTCACTCAACTGGCCGAGACCGTCTCTGCCAATGCCCGGATGGTGGCGGCCGGCGATAAGTCCGAGCATACCGGTCAAGCGTCGCACGATGTGGGCAATACGCTCTGCGCTGTAGCGAGCGAAGTGCGCGAACTGCTTCTGCAAATCACGCGCCAGCCGCTGCGCGAACCGGCGCCGAATCGCGTGCGCGAGGCGCCAGCAGTCTATGCGGTGGCCTGGGGTGCGCCGTCTGCGTTAAGCAGACGGCTGAACTGA
- the aceE gene encoding pyruvate dehydrogenase (acetyl-transferring), homodimeric type, which yields MNWLNEVLQNDPNPTETQEWIESLKAVIDVAGPERAHQLLEDMVELTRRSGAYLPFSPTTEYVNTIAPANEAKSPGDAAIEWKIRSIIRWNAMATVVRANRKPGDLGGHIASFASSATLYDVGFNHFWRAPSDKHPGDLLYIQGHSSPGIYARAFLEGRISEDQLNNFRMEVDGQGISSYPHPWLMPDFWQTPTVSMGLGPLSAIYQAQFMKYLEHRGLIEKSDRKVWCFIGDGESDEPETLGAIALAGREGLDNLIFVVNCNLQRLDGPVRGNGKIIQELEGVFRGGGWNVIKLLWGGYWDALLAKDTNGVLKKLMMETVDGEYQNCKAFGGAYTRANFFGKYPETAAMVAGLSDDDIWRLNRGGHDPHKVYAAYHQAVNTKGMPTVILAKTVKGYGMGSAGEALNPTHQTKKLDDDAVRAFRDRFNIPLSDKQLADAEQVPFYHPGPDSPEVQYLQERRASLGGYLPQRRRKADLSIPAPGLDKFERLLKDSGERTYSTTMAFVQSLNIALRDKELGPRIVPIVADEARTFGMEGMFRQIGIYAPFGQKYKPVDADQLMFYREDQSGQVLQQGISEPGAISSWLAAGTSYSVSNVPMLPFYIYYSMFGFQRVGDIAWQAADMRTRGFLLGGTAGRTTLNGEGLQHEDGFSQVIAGSIPNVRSYDPTFGYEVTVVMQYGIQRMMQEQVDEYYYITLMNENYAHPEMPAGAEDGIIKGMYLLKDAGKPKKGELRVQLLGSGTILREAIAAAELLDKDFGVTADIWSCPSFNELRRDGFDAERWNRLHPEGEQRKPFVTQLLEGRQGPAIAATDYVRAFADQIRAFVPMHYTVLGTDGFGRSDTRANLRRFFEVDRYYIAHAAIAALAKDGKMTGKDVARAIKQYKIDPEKGNPNGA from the coding sequence ATGAACTGGTTGAACGAGGTGCTGCAGAACGATCCGAACCCCACTGAAACCCAGGAGTGGATCGAATCGCTCAAGGCCGTCATCGATGTCGCAGGCCCCGAGCGCGCGCATCAGCTGCTGGAGGACATGGTCGAGCTGACCCGTCGTTCCGGCGCCTACCTGCCGTTCTCGCCGACCACCGAGTACGTCAACACCATCGCCCCCGCCAACGAGGCCAAGAGCCCGGGCGACGCGGCCATCGAGTGGAAGATCCGCTCGATCATCCGCTGGAACGCCATGGCCACCGTGGTCCGCGCCAACCGCAAGCCGGGCGACCTGGGCGGCCACATCGCCTCCTTCGCCTCCAGCGCCACCCTGTACGACGTGGGCTTCAACCACTTCTGGCGCGCGCCCTCGGACAAGCACCCCGGCGACCTGCTGTACATCCAGGGCCACAGCTCCCCCGGCATCTACGCCCGCGCCTTCCTGGAAGGCCGCATCAGCGAAGACCAGCTCAACAACTTCCGCATGGAAGTGGACGGGCAGGGCATCTCCTCCTACCCGCACCCGTGGCTGATGCCGGACTTCTGGCAGACCCCCACCGTGTCGATGGGCCTGGGCCCGCTCAGCGCCATCTACCAGGCGCAGTTCATGAAGTACCTCGAGCACCGCGGCCTGATCGAGAAGTCCGACCGCAAGGTGTGGTGCTTCATCGGCGACGGCGAGAGCGACGAACCCGAGACCCTGGGCGCCATCGCCCTGGCCGGCCGCGAAGGCCTGGACAACCTCATCTTCGTGGTCAACTGCAACCTGCAGCGCCTGGACGGCCCGGTGCGCGGCAACGGCAAGATCATCCAGGAGCTGGAAGGCGTGTTCCGCGGCGGCGGCTGGAACGTCATCAAGCTGCTGTGGGGCGGCTACTGGGACGCCCTGCTGGCCAAGGACACCAACGGCGTCCTCAAGAAGCTGATGATGGAAACCGTCGACGGCGAGTACCAGAACTGCAAGGCCTTCGGCGGCGCCTATACCCGCGCCAACTTCTTCGGCAAGTACCCGGAGACCGCGGCCATGGTCGCCGGCCTGTCCGACGACGACATCTGGCGCCTGAATCGCGGCGGCCACGATCCGCACAAGGTCTACGCCGCCTACCACCAGGCGGTGAACACCAAGGGCATGCCCACCGTGATCCTGGCCAAGACCGTCAAGGGCTACGGCATGGGCTCGGCCGGCGAAGCGCTGAACCCCACCCACCAGACCAAGAAGCTGGACGACGACGCCGTGCGCGCGTTCCGCGACCGCTTCAACATCCCGCTCAGCGACAAGCAGCTGGCCGACGCCGAGCAGGTGCCGTTCTACCACCCCGGCCCGGACTCGCCGGAAGTGCAGTACCTGCAGGAGCGCCGCGCGTCTCTCGGCGGCTACCTGCCGCAGCGCCGCCGCAAGGCCGACCTGTCCATCCCGGCCCCGGGCCTGGACAAGTTCGAGCGCCTGCTCAAGGACAGCGGCGAGCGCACCTACTCCACCACCATGGCCTTCGTGCAGAGCCTCAACATCGCCCTGCGCGACAAGGAACTGGGCCCGCGCATCGTGCCGATCGTGGCCGACGAAGCCCGCACCTTCGGCATGGAAGGCATGTTCCGGCAGATCGGCATCTACGCCCCGTTCGGCCAGAAGTACAAGCCGGTGGACGCCGACCAGCTGATGTTCTACCGCGAGGACCAGTCCGGCCAGGTGCTGCAGCAGGGCATCAGCGAGCCGGGCGCCATCTCCTCGTGGCTGGCCGCCGGCACCAGCTACTCGGTCAGCAACGTGCCGATGCTGCCGTTCTACATCTACTACTCCATGTTCGGCTTCCAGCGCGTGGGCGACATCGCCTGGCAGGCAGCGGACATGCGCACCCGCGGCTTCCTGCTCGGCGGCACCGCCGGCCGCACCACGTTGAACGGTGAAGGCCTGCAGCACGAAGACGGCTTCAGCCAGGTCATCGCCGGCTCCATCCCCAACGTGCGCAGCTACGACCCCACCTTCGGCTACGAAGTCACCGTGGTCATGCAGTACGGCATCCAGCGGATGATGCAGGAGCAGGTGGACGAGTACTACTACATCACCCTGATGAACGAGAACTACGCCCACCCGGAAATGCCGGCGGGCGCGGAAGACGGCATCATCAAGGGCATGTACCTGCTCAAGGACGCCGGCAAGCCCAAGAAGGGCGAACTGCGCGTGCAGCTGCTGGGCTCGGGCACCATCCTGCGCGAAGCCATCGCCGCCGCCGAGCTGCTGGACAAGGACTTCGGCGTCACCGCCGACATCTGGTCCTGCCCCAGCTTCAACGAACTGCGCCGCGACGGCTTCGACGCCGAGCGCTGGAACCGCCTGCACCCGGAAGGCGAACAGCGCAAGCCGTTCGTCACCCAGCTGCTGGAAGGCCGCCAGGGCCCGGCCATCGCCGCAACGGACTACGTGCGCGCCTTCGCCGACCAGATCCGCGCCTTCGTGCCGATGCACTACACCGTGCTGGGCACCGATGGTTTCGGTCGCTCGGATACGCGTGCGAACCTGCGCCGGTTCTTCGAGGTCGATCGGTACTACATCGCGCATGCCGCCATCGCGGCGCTTGCGAAGGATGGGAAGATGACTGGCAAGGATGTGGCTCGGGCGATCAAGCAGTACAAGATTGATCCGGAGAAGGGGAATCCGAACGGAGCCTAA